The following are from one region of the Vitis riparia cultivar Riparia Gloire de Montpellier isolate 1030 chromosome 9, EGFV_Vit.rip_1.0, whole genome shotgun sequence genome:
- the LOC117922208 gene encoding uncharacterized protein LOC117922208: MPSDPEPPSKTGSITCRRIRLRLRLRRRRKLPIVRLGGDADATPQQGEELVSMTQKMKVKLKDYYHTVVKEFVEAGGSVNSLQQKIMMESSFTVPIKGVAVCSFPSVSGA; this comes from the coding sequence ATGCCTTCAGATCCTGAACCTCCTTCAAAAACTGGTAGCATTACTTGCCGTCGGATCCGGCTCCGGCTCCGGCTCCGGCGGAGGAGGAAGCTCCCGATCGTACGCCTGGGCGGGGATGCGGATGCAACGCCGCAGCAAGGGGAAGAGCTGGTCAGTATGACACAGAAGATGAAGGTGAAGCTCAAAGACTACTACCATACGGTGGTGAAGGAGTTTGTTGAAGCAGGAGGGAGCGTCAACTCTCTCCAGCAGAAGATCATGATGGAGAGCTCCTTCACAGTTCCGATCAAAGGAGTCGCCGTTTGTAGCTTTCCTTCTGTTTCCGGCGCCTGA